In a genomic window of Urocitellus parryii isolate mUroPar1 chromosome 2, mUroPar1.hap1, whole genome shotgun sequence:
- the Krtap26-1 gene encoding keratin-associated protein 26-1 — MSCHNSCSGNYSSGCLRNSCHVPLNAPVALCSTNVSCGDVLCVPGVCQNQSWFPGNCQETSGETNSCQPANCETSSCSSTAYYVPRPCQGSGFLPTSSFLSSSCLPVSYRPLSYVSSHCRPTTPLITSFQPTGCVSSGYRPLTCLPNSGQPLNLLPYGYRPTGCLTYNPQAVNIVSSSFRPLQPHSSSCQTLPHVFSTCRPSCSAQGGL, encoded by the coding sequence ATGTCTTGCCACAACTCCTGCTCTGGAAACTACAGCTCAGGGTGTCTCAGAAATTCCTGCCATGTTCCTCTCAACGCCCCTGTTGCCCTCTGCTCTACAAATGTGAGCTGTGGAGATGTGCTCTGTGTACCTGGGGTCTGTCAAAACCAGTCCTGGTTCCCAGGCAACTGCCAGGAGACCTCTGGGGAGACGAACAGCTGCCAGCCTGCCAACTGCGAGACCTCCAGCTGCTCTTCCACGGCTTACTACGTGCCCAGGCCCTGCCAAGGATCTGGCTTTCTGCCaacctcttccttcctctccagctCCTGCCTCCCAGTATCCTATCGGCCTCTGAGCTATGTATCCAGCCACTGTCGTCCAACGACTCCCCTGATCACTAGTTTCCAGCCCACGGGCTGCGTGTCCAGTGGCTATCGCCCCCTGACCTGTTTGCCCAACAGTGGCCAACCCCTGAACCTCCTCCCTTACGGGTACCGACCCACGGGGTGTTTGACCTACAATCCTCAAGCAGTGAACATTGTGTCCAGCAGCTTCAGACCTCTGCAGCCTCACTCCAGCAGTTGCCAGACTCTGCCCCACGTGTTCAGCACTTGCCGTCCATCCTGCTCGGCCCAAGGAGGACTGTAG